From a single Natronorubrum tibetense GA33 genomic region:
- a CDS encoding SAM hydrolase/SAM-dependent halogenase family protein — protein sequence MITLASDFGSPYPAAMKGVILQRTDCRLVDVAHDFPRQDVRAAAFWLRETLPYFPPATHLVVVDPGVGTDRNALVVRAGEHALVGPDNGVLLPAARRLAGDADLEYYVIDERRLEPVEPAGTQRSATADSTDPEDATAGPASNTFHGRDVFAPAAAGVHDSALEALGDLEWLAPFSGAPVDLVLPEATLETGPAGEHDCATGEVLVVDGFGNVVTNVPGGFLAGRERIVANGDTIPVGETFAAVPAGEKLATVGSQGYVELDVNRGRGDEAFALAASDRVVLETAATADCSNDLTDSE from the coding sequence ATGATCACGCTCGCGTCGGATTTCGGTTCGCCGTACCCCGCGGCGATGAAGGGCGTTATTCTCCAGCGAACCGATTGCAGGCTGGTAGATGTCGCCCACGACTTCCCCCGTCAGGACGTTCGTGCCGCCGCCTTCTGGCTCCGCGAAACGCTTCCCTACTTTCCGCCGGCGACCCACCTCGTCGTCGTCGATCCCGGCGTCGGCACCGACCGCAACGCGCTAGTCGTCCGTGCGGGCGAGCACGCGCTCGTCGGTCCCGATAACGGCGTCCTGCTCCCCGCCGCGCGCCGACTCGCCGGCGACGCCGACCTCGAGTACTACGTCATCGACGAGCGTCGTCTCGAGCCCGTCGAACCAGCCGGCACACAGCGATCGGCGACAGCGGATTCCACCGACCCGGAGGATGCGACTGCGGGACCCGCGAGCAACACGTTCCACGGCCGGGATGTCTTCGCGCCCGCCGCAGCGGGAGTTCATGACTCCGCGCTCGAGGCCCTCGGTGACCTCGAGTGGCTCGCGCCGTTTTCGGGCGCTCCCGTTGATCTCGTGCTCCCGGAGGCGACGCTCGAGACCGGGCCAGCGGGAGAACACGACTGCGCGACGGGGGAGGTGCTGGTCGTCGACGGCTTCGGAAACGTCGTCACGAACGTTCCGGGGGGATTCCTCGCCGGACGGGAGCGGATCGTCGCGAACGGTGATACTATACCCGTCGGCGAGACGTTCGCCGCGGTCCCCGCCGGTGAAAAACTCGCCACCGTCGGCAGCCAGGGCTACGTAGAACTCGATGTCAATCGGGGGCGGGGAGACGAGGCATTCGCACTCGCGGCTAGCGATCGGGTGGTTCTCGAGACCGCGGCTACCGCTGACTGCAGTAACGATCTCACTGATAGCGAGTGA
- a CDS encoding nicotinamide-nucleotide adenylyltransferase yields the protein MTRGFYIGRFQPFHDGHLSMVEQIADDVDELVLGIGSADDSHTIRNPFTAGERIMMITKSLVDHDLVTYAVPIEDLERNSVWVSHVQSMSPDFDVAYSNNPLVIQLFREADIEIRQSPMFNREVLEGSEVRQRMIHGGDWETLVPEAVAGVIGEIGGIERIQMISGSDSNGE from the coding sequence ATGACCCGGGGGTTCTACATCGGCCGCTTTCAGCCGTTCCACGACGGCCACCTCAGCATGGTCGAGCAGATCGCCGACGACGTCGACGAACTCGTACTCGGCATCGGGAGCGCTGACGACTCACACACGATCCGAAACCCGTTCACGGCCGGCGAACGGATCATGATGATCACGAAGTCGCTCGTCGATCACGATCTCGTGACCTACGCCGTCCCGATCGAGGACTTAGAGCGCAACTCGGTCTGGGTGAGCCACGTCCAGAGCATGAGTCCGGACTTCGACGTCGCCTACTCGAACAACCCGCTGGTCATCCAGCTGTTTCGCGAGGCCGACATCGAGATCCGCCAGTCGCCGATGTTCAACCGCGAGGTGCTCGAGGGGAGCGAAGTCCGCCAACGGATGATCCACGGCGGCGACTGGGAGACACTGGTTCCCGAAGCCGTAGCCGGCGTCATCGGCGAAATCGGGGGCATCGAACGCATCCAAATGATCAGCGGCTCGGACTCGAACGGCGAGTGA
- the lonB gene encoding ATP-dependent protease LonB, whose amino-acid sequence MSNDTNVDDPPEDAPSTEPDEEQAQPRSQDQESVRQGERSPPEEDGDRRDDVDDGDQQEEIDDGDEFDDPIDEFDRESTDEDDDIETVEDLGSTVDVDPGVEIDEENAEDDLLGGLKVDSTADIEVPDRLVDQVIGQDEARDIIIKAAKQRRHVMMIGSPGTGKSMLAKAMSQLLPKEDLQDVLVYHNPDDGNEPKVRTVPAGKGEQIIDAHKEEARKRNQMRSILMWVIIAIIIGYAILSPASILLGILAAGIVWLIFRYTSRGTDAMVPNMIVNNGDQRTAPFEDATGAHAGALLGDVRHDPFQSGGMETPSHDRVEPGSIHQSNKGVLFVDEMNTLDIRTQQKLMTAIQEGEFAITGQSERSSGAMVQTEPVPCDFIMIAAGNLDAMENMHPALRSRIKGYGYEVYMEDTIEDTPEMRRKYARFIAQEVERDGRLPHFTREAVEELILEAKRRAGRKEHLTLHFRNLGGLVRVAGDIARAEDREHTTREDVLQAKRRSRSIEQQLADDYIERRKDYELQVTDDGVEGRVNGLAVMGEDSGIMLPVMAEIAPAQGGGQVIATGQLKEMAEESVQNVSAIIKKFSDVDLSEKDIHIQFVQAGEGGVDGDSASITVATAVISALEDIPVDQSIAMTGSLSVRGDVLPVGGVTHKIEAAAKAGCEKVIIPAANEQDVMIEDEYKEMIEIIPCSNISEVLDVALMGEPKKDSLVDRLKSITGSAFEGSQSGVGSASGSNPSPQ is encoded by the coding sequence ATGAGTAACGATACGAACGTTGACGACCCTCCCGAAGACGCCCCTTCCACTGAGCCTGACGAGGAGCAGGCACAGCCTCGGTCCCAGGACCAGGAGTCGGTGCGTCAGGGAGAACGGTCGCCGCCTGAGGAGGACGGTGACCGGCGCGACGACGTCGACGACGGTGACCAACAGGAGGAGATCGACGACGGCGACGAGTTCGACGACCCGATCGACGAGTTCGATCGGGAGTCGACCGACGAGGACGACGACATCGAAACCGTCGAAGATCTCGGGAGTACGGTCGACGTCGATCCGGGCGTCGAGATCGACGAGGAGAACGCCGAGGACGATCTACTCGGCGGTCTCAAGGTCGACTCGACGGCAGATATCGAGGTTCCGGATCGGCTCGTCGACCAGGTCATCGGTCAGGACGAAGCACGGGATATCATCATCAAGGCGGCCAAGCAGCGACGGCACGTGATGATGATCGGCTCCCCGGGTACCGGGAAGTCGATGCTGGCGAAAGCGATGAGCCAGTTGCTCCCGAAAGAGGATCTCCAGGACGTCTTAGTCTACCACAACCCAGACGACGGCAACGAGCCGAAGGTCCGAACCGTCCCCGCCGGCAAAGGAGAACAGATCATCGACGCCCACAAGGAGGAAGCTCGCAAGCGCAACCAGATGCGCTCGATCCTGATGTGGGTCATCATCGCGATCATCATCGGCTACGCGATTCTCAGCCCCGCCAGCATTCTGCTCGGCATTCTCGCGGCGGGTATCGTCTGGCTGATCTTCCGCTACACGTCCCGCGGCACGGACGCCATGGTGCCGAACATGATCGTCAACAACGGCGATCAGCGCACCGCACCGTTCGAGGACGCGACCGGTGCCCACGCCGGCGCACTGCTGGGCGACGTTCGCCACGACCCCTTCCAGTCCGGTGGGATGGAAACCCCGAGCCACGACCGCGTCGAACCCGGCTCGATCCACCAGTCCAACAAGGGCGTGCTGTTCGTCGACGAGATGAACACGCTCGACATCCGCACCCAACAGAAGCTGATGACCGCGATTCAGGAGGGCGAGTTCGCCATCACTGGCCAGTCCGAGCGCTCCTCGGGTGCGATGGTCCAGACCGAACCCGTCCCCTGTGACTTCATCATGATCGCGGCGGGGAACTTAGACGCGATGGAGAACATGCACCCCGCGCTCCGCTCGCGAATCAAGGGCTACGGCTACGAAGTCTACATGGAGGACACCATCGAGGACACCCCCGAGATGCGCCGGAAGTACGCCCGCTTCATCGCCCAGGAGGTCGAACGCGACGGCCGACTGCCCCACTTTACCCGCGAGGCCGTCGAGGAGCTCATCCTCGAGGCCAAACGCCGCGCCGGCCGGAAGGAACACCTCACGCTGCACTTCCGGAACCTCGGCGGACTGGTCCGCGTCGCAGGCGACATCGCCCGCGCCGAGGATCGGGAACACACGACTCGAGAGGACGTCCTGCAGGCCAAGCGCCGCTCCCGGTCGATCGAGCAACAGCTCGCCGACGACTACATCGAGCGCCGCAAGGACTACGAACTGCAGGTCACCGACGACGGCGTCGAGGGCCGCGTCAACGGACTCGCCGTCATGGGCGAGGACTCCGGGATCATGCTCCCCGTGATGGCCGAAATCGCCCCCGCACAGGGTGGCGGACAGGTCATCGCGACGGGACAGCTAAAGGAGATGGCCGAGGAGTCCGTCCAGAACGTCTCGGCGATCATCAAGAAGTTCTCCGACGTGGACCTCTCGGAGAAGGACATCCACATCCAGTTCGTCCAGGCCGGCGAAGGCGGCGTCGACGGCGACTCCGCCTCGATTACGGTGGCAACCGCCGTTATCAGCGCCTTAGAGGACATTCCGGTCGATCAGTCGATTGCGATGACCGGCTCGCTGTCGGTTCGGGGCGACGTGCTCCCCGTCGGCGGCGTCACCCACAAGATCGAAGCCGCCGCGAAGGCCGGCTGCGAAAAGGTCATCATCCCCGCTGCAAACGAGCAGGACGTGATGATCGAAGACGAGTACAAGGAGATGATCGAGATCATCCCGTGTTCGAACATTAGCGAAGTGTTAGATGTCGCGCTGATGGGCGAACCGAAAAAAGACTCGCTGGTCGACCGCCTCAAGTCGATCACTGGCTCGGCCTTCGAGGGCAGCCAGAGCGGCGTCGGCTCCGCCAGCGGCTCGAACCCGAGTCCGCAATAG
- a CDS encoding CPBP family intramembrane glutamic endopeptidase, whose product MADWATFAGITGVVLVLLLVLSYLTQSAFDDGSKPDTARDSSGSLDPEPSADLDSSTHTEPTDSRSDIGTDDPVATGRDGPLERDANPATPDVEFGERTEATPIDSEHHSRPERGQRADRPTEVDPRSLSTGELLANVALSQGLFALVLLGAVIYTGIPADALGIEFSTGYLEQGLLLGTAFGLVLYVANEIGAAAATRFGFDHDEELRELLAPDSARGWSALLLVVLPIIAVFEELLFRAALIGVIAAGFGVSPWLLAVVSSVAFAVGHGMQGSVGVVVTGLLGFVLAAIFIVTGSFLAVVVAHYLVNALEFVVHEGLGFDWAQTLES is encoded by the coding sequence ATGGCCGACTGGGCGACGTTCGCCGGTATTACGGGCGTCGTCCTCGTGTTATTGCTGGTTTTATCGTATCTGACGCAGTCAGCGTTCGACGACGGCTCGAAGCCGGATACTGCCCGTGACTCGAGCGGCAGTCTCGACCCCGAACCGAGCGCGGACCTCGACTCGTCGACGCACACCGAACCAACAGACTCCCGTTCGGACATCGGGACCGACGATCCGGTTGCGACCGGTCGTGACGGACCGCTCGAGCGAGATGCGAATCCTGCTACCCCCGACGTCGAATTCGGCGAGCGGACCGAGGCCACCCCGATCGATTCCGAGCACCATTCCCGTCCCGAACGCGGACAGCGCGCCGATCGACCGACCGAAGTCGATCCTCGATCGCTGTCGACGGGAGAACTTCTGGCGAATGTCGCGCTCTCGCAGGGGCTGTTTGCCCTCGTCCTGCTCGGTGCCGTGATCTACACGGGGATTCCGGCCGACGCGCTGGGAATCGAGTTTTCGACTGGCTACCTCGAGCAGGGACTGCTGCTGGGAACGGCGTTCGGTCTCGTATTGTACGTCGCGAACGAAATCGGTGCCGCGGCGGCGACCCGGTTCGGCTTCGATCACGACGAAGAGCTTCGAGAACTGCTCGCGCCGGATTCGGCGCGGGGGTGGTCCGCCCTCCTGCTGGTCGTGCTTCCCATCATCGCCGTCTTCGAGGAACTGCTCTTTCGCGCGGCGCTGATCGGGGTCATCGCAGCCGGCTTCGGCGTCTCGCCGTGGCTGCTCGCCGTCGTCTCCTCGGTCGCGTTCGCCGTCGGCCACGGCATGCAGGGATCGGTCGGTGTCGTCGTCACGGGCCTGCTCGGATTCGTCCTGGCGGCGATTTTCATCGTCACGGGGAGTTTCCTCGCGGTCGTCGTCGCACACTACCTGGTCAACGCCCTCGAGTTCGTCGTCCACGAGGGGCTGGGCTTCGACTGGGCCCAAACCCTCGAAAGCTAA